In Brienomyrus brachyistius isolate T26 unplaced genomic scaffold, BBRACH_0.4 scaffold43, whole genome shotgun sequence, a single genomic region encodes these proteins:
- the LOC125722828 gene encoding uncharacterized protein LOC125722828 — translation MQSVLGVKWNVETDTFSFNVVLSGRSATRRGILSAVASIFDPLGFLSPFILTGKRILQEMCKRGVGWDEPLPPELKPKWENWLQDLENLQQIQIPRCVIPKNIGIIQKIELHHFSDASTEGYGQCSYIRIVTDEQVHCALIMGKARVVPSKVVSIPRLELTAATVSAAVSSILREELTLKIDQEFFWTDSKVVLGYIKNEAKRFHVFVANRVQRIRDSTDPGQWFYVDTSQNPADHASRGLTVAGLLNSIWLTGPTFLWERELAIREASPELLVGDPEVKVLKTDTFMKDSFFGRLSRISDWNTALNVIARIQRWPKKDRTGPITVEEREKAAHALIRATQRENFEEVFKLFSQRSANLPKTHKLYQLDPIIENGLLRVGGRLRKSSASFDSKHPIILPKEGFVTQLILDNCHKNTQHQGRGQTLNQLRACGYWTLSASKVVAKHIKHCVTCRKARGQTEEQRMADLPVDRVEPSPPFTYTGMDCFGPFYTKQGRKEFKRYGLLFTCLSLRAIHLEMLEDLTTDAFLNALRCFIAIRGTVRQIRSDQGTNFVGAKNELERGLMELDKERISIYLARKQCDFLMNVPEASHTGGVWERQIRTVRSVMITVLAQAKGRLDDTSLRTFFYEAMAIVNSRPLTTNTLNDPRSMEPLTPNHLLTMKSSVPLPPPGTFVREDLYARKRWRRVQYLSEQFWSRWRKEYLANISLRQQWHVPRRNVQVGDVVIVKEDNIPRNEWKIARVVEASADDDGLVRKVKVQIGQSNLGKKGERLIQPSFLERPVQKIVVLVENNS, via the coding sequence ATGCAGAGTGTATTGGGGGTAAAGTGGAACGTAGAAACGGACACATTCTCGTTCAATGTCGTTCTCAGTGGAAGGTCAGCCACTCGACGAGGAATCTTATCTGCAGTTGCAAGTATATTTGACCCATTGGGATTTTTATCTCCTTTTATATTGACTGGAAAGAGAATCCTTCAAGAAATGTGCAAACGTGGTGTGGGATGGGATGAACCTCTTCCACCTGAACTGAAGCCCAAATGGGAGAATTGGCTTCAAGACTTGGAAAATCTGCAGCAAATTCAAATACCAAGATGTGTCATTCCTAAGAACATTGGCATAATCCAAAAAATTGAACTGCATCATTTTTCAGATGCCAGTACTGAAGGCTATGGGCAATGCTCGTATATTAGAATTGTCACTGATGAGCAGGTTCATTGTGCACTGATCATGGGAAAGGCTAGGGTAGTACCCTCTAAGGTTGTCAGCATACCACGGCTTGAGCTCACTGCAGCTACAGTCTCTGCCGCAGTAAGTAGCATCCTCAGAGAAGAGCTAACTCTGAAAATAGATCAGGAATTCTTCTGGACAGATTCTAAAGTGGTGCTTGGATATATCAAGAATGAAGCCAAGCGCTTTCATGTATTTGTTGCCAATCGTGTCCAAAGAATAAGAGATTCTACAGACCCAGGTCAATGGTTCTATGTGGACACAAGTCAAAATCCTGCAGATCATGCATCTAGGGGTCTCACGGTGGCAGGTCTGCTAAACTCAATTTGGCTAACAGGACCTACATTCTTATGGGAACGAGAGCTAGCAATACGTGAGGCTTCCCCAGAGCTTCTTGTAGGAGACCCAGAGGTAAAGGTCCTGAAAACTGATACCTTTATGAAGGACAGCTTCTTTGGAAGGCTTTCGAGAATTTCAGACTGGAACACAGCACTCAACGTCATAGCCCGCATCCAAAGATGGCCTAAGAAAGATAGGACAGGTCCTATCACTGTAGAGGAAAGAGAGAAGGCTGCTCATGCACTTATCAGAGCAACACAAAGGGAAAATTTTGAAGAAGTGTTCAAATTGTTTAGTCAAAGGTCTGCAAATTTGCCAAAGACTCACAAGCTATACCAACTAGATCCTATCATAGAAAATGGGTTGCTCAGGGTTGGAGGACGACtgagaaagtcttctgcatcGTTTGATTCTAAACACCCAATAATCCTTCCTAAGGAAGGCTTTGTCACCCAACTTATACTTGACAACTGTCATAAGAACACTCAGCATCAAGGCCGAGGTCAAACACTGAATCAACTCAGGGCCTGTGGATACTGGACATTAAGTGCTAGCAAAGTGGTTGCCAAGCACATCAAACATTGTGTCACATGCAGAAAGGCACGTGGTCAAACTGAAGAACAACGTATGGCAGACTTACCTGTGGACCGTGTTGAGCCATCACCCCCATTTACTTATACAGGAATGGACTGCTTTGGTCCATTCTATACAAAACAAGGCCGGAAAGAATTTAAGAGGTATGGGTTGCTGTTCACGTGTCTGAGTTTAAGAGCCATTCACTTAGAGATGTTAGAGGATCTCACAACTGATGCATTTCTGAATGCTCTAAGATGCTTCATTGCAATACGAGGAACAGTAAGACAGATTAGATCCGACCAAGGTACAAATTTTGTGGGGGCAAAAAATGAATTGGAAAGGGGTTTGATGGAATTGGACAAAGAAAGGATCTCTATATATCTTGCAAGAAAACAATGTGATTTCCTGATGAATGTTCCCGAGGCCAGTCATACAGGAGGTGTTTGGGAACGCCAGATAAGAACAGTCAGGAGTGTGATGATTACTGTTCTTGCGCAAGCTAAAGGAAGACTTGATGACACTTCATTGAGAACTTTCTTCTATGAGGCCATGGCTATTGTCAACAGCCGTCCACTCACAACGAACACACTCAACGATCCAAGAAGTATGGAACCACTGACACCAAACCATTTACTCACGATGAAATCCTCTGTGCCCCTTCCCCCTCCAGGCACCTTTGTTAGAGAAGATTTGTATGCCAGGAAAAGGTGGCGAAGGGTGCAATACttatcagaacagttttggaGCAGATGGCGTAAGGAGTATCTGGCTAATATAAGCCTCCGACAACAATGGCATGTGCCCAGAAGGAATGTGCAAGTTGGAGATGTCGTGATTGTTAAGGAGGACAACATTCCCAGAAATGAGTGGAAGATAGCCAGAGTTGTTGAAGCAAGTGCAGATGATGATGGTTTAGTTCGAAAGGTTAAAGTTCAAATAGGACAAAGTAATTTAGGAAAGAAAGGTGAACGCTTGATACAACCGTCATTTCTTGAACGTCCAGTTCAAAAAATAGTGGTACTTGTAGAGAATAATTCTTAA